The nucleotide window TTTAAGAAGCAGAAAATTGGAATAAGGGCATCTTGGAAGTTGGATGTCCTGAACCCTGAGAGCACCAACCTGAAGGGGAAGAGATGTGCCGCGAGGCAGGCGTGTCGAATGGAACACTGAAGCTTGACACTGAGGTCTGGGGTGTGAACCTGTGGCTCGGTCACTCGTGTCTCATTTCAGCTAGTATCAGTTCTCCCCGAGAAAAGAAGCTACCTGGGATctgtgtccccccaccccctccctccccccgccACGCTCTGCAATGCCGCTGCAGTGCTTGCGGCGCTGGAGGGTCTCTACAGGCTGCTTGGATCATGTGCTGTGTGTTCAGACCCAGCGATCCTGTGTACAGGGAGAAGCGTCTTTCTCTGCGTTCCACCTGCTGAGGACAGCAAGTCAGGACCTCAGACCTTCCTGGAAGGCTTAGAGAAGTCGCTCCAACAGAGAGATCCAGAAACCTGTTGAGCAGGGTGTAGGAGGGTTGAGGTGCTGGGCAATCGGGTTTTACAGAGCACGTTTATTCCAGAGAGTCATGGAAGCAGGGCGTAATTCTGCTCCTGTGTGCTGCACGCTTGCTGCCGGACTGTGAACATCACCTGGATGCCCCGGTGCACCAGTGTCATTTTGTGAGTGCCTGTGGTTAGGGAGCGCGCACCTGTTTGGAGTCAGTACTGAGTTTGTGAGTGTGTAAGAGTAGACAGAAGCCAGCATGGGATTACACTCCTGCAGGACTCTTCAGCACCATCAATCTTGGCGGGCTTTCTAGCAGAGGACTGAATTGCAGTAGATGAGGGTGCAGGGTCACTGGAACATCTTGGCAAACAGCAGCCGGAAGCAAGGGGCAGCTGGGCAAATGGTTGGGAAAGGAGGGTGAGCATTAGGTGATGAATGGTGGGGGAGGAAGCATGGGGCTAGAGGTCCGCTTGGAAGCTGGGAGGCATCTAAGCCTTGCACTTCCCTGCTCATGCTCAGCGGGGCATCCAGCCTCTCCTTACCCAGTGACGGACCACCCAGCATGACTCCAGGTAGCTGCGGAGGGTGTTGATTGGGAATGTGTATCGTGATCCCACGGAATCTCCTATGAATTTCCCTGGTAAGCTCTTATAGATCCCTAACTGGGAGGAAAACGGGTACATGGTTAGTAATGATAGTATTCCTTCAAGACTGGAATATGATTCCCATTTCAGAGATAAGTATGTTGAGACTTTACTAGTTTCTAGCCCACAGTTCTACCACCTGGCAAACTTATAGCTGGAACAGAGTTGAAATCTGACAAAGTTCCTGGACTTCTATCCTTTTATCTCCACACGCCCTCTCTTCTGTGTGCGCTTCCTGCCGACTGAATCCGACTCCCCGCTTGGGCACAGAATCATCAACTCTGCTGCGCATTAACCCTGAAGCGCTCTTGGACGGGGGTCTATGGTCAAATCTAGGGGAGTCAGGGTTCTCTCTAATGCTGGATTCTATTCTACAGAATAGCGCGGCTGGGGATGGAGTGGGACACGTGCCTGTTCAAAACCCTTGAAAGCAAACAGGTAAAACTGTCCTCAAATTTCAACTTACTTTTCCTGTGTTTTTCATTTGTCCTCACCAACCCCCCTctgtgcctccctcccacccccgccatCAATGACCTCAATGCAAATACAAGTGGGGTGGTACTTCTGGATGCTCCATGTTCTGGACGCAAGTGGTGACACAATCCTTCTGGGGCTCACATCCTTCCCCTCATTGGTTGCCCGGAGCTCCTGGAACCCCCCTGGACCCAGAGCAGCGGGAATAAAAGCAGCTGCTCATGCTGGGAGGATTCAGAGGCATTCAAGTGTCTCTGCCACTTCTGCCAGACTGCCACTGCCTGCTGCcaaagctactgctgctgctccttCCTCTGCTCCCAGCCACCTGGTGCCGGCTGTCAGGTAAGCCCAGAGATTCCTGCTTAGCTGAGATTCTgtttctctcccctcctttccctctgtctctcgAGTACTTTTTCTTAGCGGATCTCTTCCCGTCTGAATGGCTCTGTCCACTCCTGTCCTGGTGTCTTCACACAATCTGAGTTACTCTGCAAGGCTCCTTCCACAGGTAACACTGGATGGTCTCAGTTTGCAAACTCTCTTCACTCTTCTTGTGCCCAGGCGGGCTCCAGTCTCTTTCCCGCAGCTCATGTGCTTAGGTCAGTTTGGGATGCTGGAGCTTCCGGGTACAGCAGGCTGATCCTGATGCAGGAATAGCTTTGTGCGGCCAGTTGCTGTCACAGGTCACATCTCATGCCTAGGGGACCGGGGGAAATGTGTTTGGAACCCAGGACAGTGCAGGCAGGTGGGAAATAGGCACAATGACTGAAGGGCAGACAGTCATTAAATGAAACCCCCTGTTGTGGGTTCTGGGAACTTTTCCCCCAGTTTTTGTCCTGGGTCCCAATTTGAGGCTCTCCCAGCTTGCTTCTTACAGGGTCCTCTTTGCAAAGTATGGAGTGACTGACCGGTAGAATTTGGTTCTTTAATTTCTCAAGGATTCCAACTTCAGTGATAAATCATCTCTAACCCCCTCCCCCAATCAGGTATGAGGGAAAACCCAGCACTGGGATGACAGCTTTGAGTTGTACAAGGGGAAAAGGTGTGGTGACAGGTACAGACAGACCCAGTCTGTCTTCCAGGAGTCCTGGCCAACAGGTTGTATGTGAGAGTGTGtggggtgctggggagggggctATGGTCAGAGATTTCCTCACCCAGTTCTCCTGGAAGGTTTCTTTTTCTAAACCACGCATCCTACAGGCTTACTGGATCATCCAGCAGTCCACTTCGCCAAGGAGGTGAAGGGGAGTGAAATGACCCGCCTGAAGCCAGGATGCAAGGGAATTAGAGGCACAGGCAGGAGCAGAGCCCAGATCTGTGGGCTCAGGGAATTTGGACCTGCCACAGGTGCTGACATTATTCTTCCTTTACAGAGAGGTGTCATGGGCTTCTGGAAGTTCCCCCCATTCTTGGTCCTCAGCATCCTGGTCTTGTACCAGGCAGGCATGTTTCATGCAGCACCATTCAGGTAAGACAGCCCTGCTAGGATTCTCACCCCCCCTGGCCCCTGGTTCATAAAATTCTGTGTTCCCATGCTGTATCTGGCTTTCACGGAGGGGTTGGTAATGTATGAATGTAAACTATatataaatttatcatttttatgaggCAAAGATATGTAGCACGCAGTTACAAATAGACATGACATATACGTTACACTGTTATTGTAAACTTCATATAACTTATTTCTTCTTATCAAATATTTGTATCTTTAGGAAgtctatttattaatttaaccATAATTTGAGAAATGGATCGCATCCTAATCTGctaattattttgccaacaaatttgTTATTTAGATGTATGGGACCTATACATCTAATTTCTCGTCTTCATTTAGAATACACTAAACTGAAACCATTTTCAGATTTAAACTatcattatcatttaatttttaataatggctgtATTTAACACTAAGTTCATAAAATTCCTGAAAATCTAACCATCAGTTTTCCCAAGCCTAGATAATCCACTAGAGGTTTGGAGCAAACCACTTCTTTGAGGTGACACCAGAGCCTAAATTCTGGAGAAGCCGCAGTTTTGGATGGATTACTGGCCTCTTGCCCTCTCCATTGATAGATGGGGCAGTCACATCCTCAGGGGAAGTCGCAGAAACCAGGAGACCTAGCTGCTTATCCTGGACGTGGGGGTATCGGGCGGCGAGGCTCAGAGCTGGTGTTGAGCTTGCTTCTCCTCCCTAGGTCTGTCTTTGATGGGCGTTTTGATCCTGCTACCCTGGATGAGGAGGAATCGCGCCTCCTACTGGCTGCGATGGTGAATGACTACGAGCAGATGAGGGCCCGGGAGTCGGAGAAGGCTCAGAAGACCGAGGGCTCCCGGTGAGACGCCCTGCCCCACCCAGCACAGGGCATCCTCTGCCTCCTGTCCTGCCCAGAAAGGCATATCCTGGAGCCACCTTTGGGTTTTCTGACACCCCTAAAAATGTCTATGGGAAGTGATTGTGGCCCTTTCTCTAACGGCCTGTGGTATTCTGCTGTCATGACCATTTCTAGCAGAAATACTTAAGGTTTATTGGTGCCTCTCAGAGCAGTAATTTTCCATGATGATTCTGAGGGGCAGCACCCACTTTCATTAATagcccttttcttttcctctatgcTGCAAATCAGCATCCAGAAGAGAGCCTGCAACACTGCCACCTGCATGACCCATCGCCTGGCAGGCTGGCTGAGCAGATCTGGGAGTATGGTGAGGAGCAACTTGCTGCCGACCAAGATGGGTTTCAAGATCTTCAATGGGCCCCGCAGGAACTCCTGGTTTTAAACAGTGAAATGACGCTGGGAATAAGGTGACTGCTCTTTGTACTACTAGATGGGAGGATAACCGACTGGGTACTTCAGGGTACAGTCCACACTCTAACCCTTCATGGGTTCCCATGGGTGAAAAATCCACAGGGGAAGGAGCCCACACCAGTGTCTGGAGAAAGAACATAGAGTCCCAATAGCTGAAAACCCTAAAACTTgggttcatttttctctattttttcagtctcttcttgtGACACTGAGATCCTCTGCCAGGAAATATCAATTGTGTTTATTTAAAACATGGGTCTCTGGATTATAACTGTGACTATTCTAGCATTTGAGTTTGAAAGGcaattattctttccttttagagTATGCCCTACTATGTCACgtacatctgaattcagagtatagacttgggttcaagtctgtctgtctgtcccctaCTAACCATATGATTATGGTCCTGacccactctgagcctcagctttcatCTAACTTGAATGCAACAACAGTAtcatcaatataaaaaaataattgtgataATACATGACAGGAGCCTCTTAACTAATAAGTAATATTTGTTACATTTTCCCCCCTCCTAGGTCACCAGGAAGCTgaactctacttttagtttgCATGAAGGCaccttacaaaaaaagaaaatagcatggAAGATACCCATGTATGCATGCTTCTCGATATTGAAAACATTCTTCTTTTCCCTGAAATAAACTAAAtgcagaataaaataattaaagttaTCTAGTGTGCATCTTTtttttatatcaatatatttGATTCTGTATTCAATAAGTATGACACATATCTCATTGGCTTATCTGGTAGCAAAGCTGGGCCCTGTCAGCCAACCTGTCAGCTGTTCTGCTAAACCTCAGGGGCATATGAGGTCACTGCCTTCTGGGTGTCTGGGGGTACATAGTAATGCTGAGCCTCAGTGGGTCTCTTTGTTTAAAGAAATGTTCTCATTTGTACACTTCatcaagataaaaaatatatcttcaaTACACTTAAAAGGAGTGATGCTGTTTTTCCCATGAGAACCTCAGAGACCTGTGAACAGTTTGTGACCAGGCTGGCTCAAATGAAGCAATGATCCCATGCTTGGGGTACGCTCAGTGTCTAGTGACACACCCTTATTAGAATTAGAATACTCTGCATCTCAAGAAGatattcacatttattttcagaGAGTGCCCTAGTCCCCTGCC belongs to Bos indicus x Bos taurus breed Angus x Brahman F1 hybrid chromosome 15, Bos_hybrid_MaternalHap_v2.0, whole genome shotgun sequence and includes:
- the LOC113905704 gene encoding uncharacterized protein LOC113905704 isoform X1, with translation MEWDTCLFKTLESKQTATACCQSYCCCSFLCSQPPGAGCQRGVMGFWKFPPFLVLSILVLYQAGMFHAAPFRSVFDGRFDPATLDEEESRLLLAAMVNDYEQMRARESEKAQKTEGSRPFLFLYAANQHPEESLQHCHLHDPSPGRLAEQIWEYGEEQLAADQDGFQDLQWAPQELLVLNSEMTLGIRSPGS
- the LOC113905704 gene encoding calcitonin receptor-stimulating peptide 1 isoform X3 — translated: MGFWKFPPFLVLSILVLYQAGMFHAAPFRSVFDGRFDPATLDEEESRLLLAAMVNDYEQMRARESEKAQKTEGSRPFLFLYAANQHPEESLQHCHLHDPSPGRLAEQIWEYGEEQLAADQDGFQDLQWAPQELLVLNSEMTLGIRSPGS
- the LOC113905704 gene encoding calcitonin receptor-stimulating peptide 1 isoform X2, producing the protein MEWDTCLFKTLESKQTATACCQSYCCCSFLCSQPPGAGCQRGVMGFWKFPPFLVLSILVLYQAGMFHAAPFRSVFDGRFDPATLDEEESRLLLAAMVNDYEQMRARESEKAQKTEGSRIQKRACNTATCMTHRLAGWLSRSGSMVRSNLLPTKMGFKIFNGPRRNSWF